ACAGCAGTGCCCACTATTTTCTactgaaacattattttttaaatatctgtttAACTAAATGAACAGACgacattgaaattgaaattagttTAACAAACGTTGCCTAAACCTTTTCTGTTACtaatttagaaattatttaaatcaAATCCCAAAACCTAACATCCATCTACGGCACATCTACGGCGAACCTATACTCATTTTGATTTCGAGTTTGCAAAATTTCAGTTTCAAAATCAGGAGCGGTAATCAGACAGCGGAGTGATTCGAAATGAATACATAATGGTGTTCGATTCACACTGCCGGTTGTGAGTTGCAATTTTatcgtaatttttatttttatttaacaatgatACCTTACTACCATATTAACCTAGTTCTCAATTTCGTCATAAATTATACCAGTCTGCAGGTCAATCCAATGTAAGCattcaaaatgatatctaaatgcatttttttaatgctcctTTGTGTGGCGATTAGCAATCTCAGGTATTTGGTGCTAACGTTATTCCTATCGATATTACGTAGGTTAGTGGGGCAGAGTGCTCGAACAAATTGTCGTAAATGTGGACACGCTGGACAAAAACACCAATTTAGTTTCAGGCACTTGTTAGGTAGGTCCATAATATctttaagtttttgataggaACCAACTTCTCCGTCggccatatttaattttatggcggccattttgaatTATACGTATATAATTAATATCTCGAGTTCTAAATAACGTAGTGTCTTAATATACGCATTTGGGGTCAAAAAATTGGTGCTTTTGTCCAGCGTGTCCACATTATCACCTTAAACTGCCCTACTAGTACTAGGTATCATGTGATAACTTGTAGGTACTTTAGAATGCTTAGATAGGTAGTTGTGTAGATGTTTGACAGATTGCTACTTAACAGCTTAAATTTGGACGAAATTTGGCACAGCAATAAGCTTAGCTTGTAATTTgaattaacttaaaaattaacttaaggGTTGCCAATATAGATTATTCTTGCaagggtacctacttaaaatgttTGCAATACAACAGGTATATAGATGGATTATAATATAGGATAGGTACTTGACATATAAGGAATAATTACTAGGAAAAATGGGAATTTGCATAAGTACAAATAGGAGATGTACAGGTGTTAGTATTtagtaattagtattttaataataatactagTATTTAGCAAcacattacatttataataatgaCAGTATTTAGTAAATAgtatactaataataaagaGCAATGTATCCGTGGTACGTAAAATTTTCGCCATTAAAACTTGGCTATGTAGGTCGCCCGGCAATTTGAATCAACGTCACACTCCGCGCGGCATGTCAAACGCACACAAACTACATTTTCTCAAGCGTGACACTCTCATATTTGCCTCGCTATATTGCCTTTCAAAATCGAACCGATCGGAATAGCATAGTTTCAATGAAGTCGGGCGGGGAAGTAGACATTTTGACCAAAATAAACGAATGCAACGTGATGATGATACCACAATTCACAACAATTGAGTGGTAAGGACACTAAGGACTTAATTTTGACATAAAACGTGATCGACATTTTGAAATGCATTGAGTCGAGTATGAtatattaatatgtaaaatCAAGGTCGTACTCTTACAATTTTTACATGTTAAGTTATATAGGTAAATTAAGTAGTTAGGATCTCAAGTGCAAATATGTAAAACATTACCAGGAGCAGATTTAAATACCGACCATAATCTATTGCCACACACAACTTTGAAGCAAGAAAGAACAAACGAAAGAGAAAACCAAAGATTGTAGATCTCAGTAAACTAAAAGAAACGTACAGTGATAGCAAAGTGCAATTTAGTAATAAATTAGGTAACAAGTTAGAAGTATATAGAAATAATACGAATAATAATGAACATAATATTAGTGAAGAATTAAGATGGAATAATATTCGagacataattataaatactgCAGAGGAATGCTTAGGCTTCTCGGGGGAGCCTCACCCCTAGAGAACGCGTCCCAGGGGGCGGATAGGGAAACGCTCGGCAGATATGCAGGGTAGGGGCGAAATAAAATAGCCCCCGCGGACCAACAGGCCGGAGATGGAAACTTCGTTAACAAACCCCTGGATTCGGGCTTCTTCGACATTATCGGAGGTGAGGCCGACTACAGTGCTGGGTGTTTGGGCTGGAGCACTCAGAAGAGTTGGCGGCGAAGGAGTCCTGCATGGACCAACGGCGGCACTCATGCTTTGCAGCAAAGCAATAGTCTTGGTGTCAGGTGGCAACCGACCGTAAAAACCAATAGCCAATTACATATATTAATCATGAGGCCAAACTACAATAAAAGAAAGAGAACTAATGCTAAGGCGTCCCCCTCAAGCGACGGGTACTATGGATATGCTGCAAATGCTAGGGCGTCCCGCAGAAGCGACGAAAACGCGGATCACCGACTCGCTGTACCACTGTTCGAATTACGCATAGCTACTTGGAACATTGGTACAATGACAGGACGCAGTGCCGAACTAAGTGCAATTTTAGAACGATGTCGCATAAACCTATGCTGTGTGCAGGAAACAAAGTGGAAGGGCGCCAAATCACGGCAAATCGGAAAAGGTTTCAAACTCATTTACAACGGTATAGTAAACACCAAGAATGGTGTTGGAATAGTATTAGACAAACACCTTAGTGAGATCATTGTAGAAATCAATAGAATTAGTGACCGCATCATGTCCGCGAAGATCGCATTAGAAAAACAACCATGCCTTAACGTCCTATCTGTCTATGCACCACAAGTTACCAAAAAGCCGAAAAACAGCAATTCTGGGAAGACCTCCACGATCTGTTAAAAACACTGCCGGCAACAGAGCAAAAAATGGTATGTGGTGATTTGAATGGCCATGTGGGAAAAGACGGGGACGGTTTCGAAGGTTATCATGGTGGCTTTGGTTTCGGCCAACAAAACAGTGACGGCGCTACTATTATGGAATTTGCTGCCTCCCAAAATCTTGCAGTTGTTAATACCTTCTTTCAAAAGAAGGAAGAACATTTGATCACATATAAGAGCGGAAGGGCAAAGACGCAGAGAGccgtgacccttacagaaacgaaatgctatcagaaaagtaggtggttttacctccttttctacataattaggcaaaagatgctgtctttttcatttcattgtctggaatctaagagtgcaccatcaacaataagtgaactttcagcggcatcccccattaaagtcggttttttttttcttaaaaattatgtaatatttgTATAGTTTACTAAACCTAAGCAAGAAGGAacactttttacaaaaaatatgtttaattacGCCAATCGTGTTATTTCCTCTTAGAAACATCTTTTGCCCTAAATTTGGTTGGTTACTAAATTAAGCAAGTAAACAAGTATAATATCAAAAGTATAGTCAGCTCCGTGCTGTGCAGCCGAGTTCTCCCAGGAGAAATTACACTGCGGGCGACTGATGGATATGGCGTGCATTGCGGCAATATTCTGATATAACTTGACCTTGCATTCGGCCTCGATATGTATCAGAAACTGTATTCATACTTTATTAGTAGTAGCTGCAATACTATATCTGTGTTAATACAgcatttataacatttatttacgtttGGACGGCCGAAACTTAAATTGATCATAGCATTATATAACTTAACATAATTTGTATGTGAttttcttacttacttactaacaaCGGCCTCAATACTATTCCGATAGACCCCATATTTGGCTTATATGTAATATGGATTTTTGGTACCATTTGCATTATCTGACGTCATAACCTGGAATTTATGGATAATGttcaatatataattattaatttatatataccttAAGCACGTTGAACAGCCAACTGCACGATTGACCAAAAAGTTCCTTCAGCTTAAATATCGTGCACGACTTATTAAATCACTTTCACTCGTTTACAAAAATCGACGACTTGGATGTAATCTGTAAtgcgtacctacctatatatattttctgTATAGCCATCCACCTCAACTTTCCTGTCGACATTTATACTCGAACACGTGTGACAATATTTTGTGCCTCGACCTTCACAAAAATGCGATCCGCCCTAGCTCACTTAAATACAAACATAACCtgggttttatttgtataaagccTGGGTTTCATTTGTATTTAAGTGAGGCCTGGGGCCGGTCCCACTTGAAACTAGCAAAGTTCCAGATTCTTGCCAAATTAGATTTATCACAGAGCGGTTCGCTGATTCGATTCCCGCGCGTGACACGAACGCTCACGAAGAATAAAAACTTATAGAAGCGAGAGCACCACCAGCATCTACTTAAGAATGGTAACCAAAGGATGACAGGCACCTATTTCTGACGAGTTATTTCTCAATCCAATGTTCGAGTTTGAATGGGTGCGTTTCACCCAAGTTAAACACTCGCCTCATTTTGAATaggaggaaagtaaaataagaTTATCACTATTATAATTCTAGgagaatataaccaaacggagacgccacgtctgtaattttctgtacaaaaaaatctgtcgatttttgcgggggaggggaacgtcaaatgtatacgtaacgtaaaaatagccatgtcagataaacttCAGTCCATACGTTGTGTATGACcgttggccgactattttcgacagaggggaacgcctgttaatggctactccgtttggttatatccacccagttataattactttataaatcgaatactttttacaagctttttattaacttgcaatgtacctatgtatgtacgggtcaaaccttattgcaagttaaatttgacccacttcccgacttccattgaaggtgaaaatttgcatacatatgtaagtaagtcgtgtgacaatgacattgacaatgcaatattatgataccatcaagctgatctgatgatggagacaggaggtggttataggaactctgtgataaaacaacgaaacctaattgtgtttggagtttttagaattgtttcgatgagtattagttgcctgtggaaaaaaaagtacagtcagcgataaaagcttgcaccaaaaatgaaatttttgccaaaaacttattataactTCAAGctacattaaaatttatttctgtctcatttatagtgcgacataaaatagtagaattaaatgaaatggaactaaaaaaaatccatactaaattgttgccatgtttaagcattttacgtcaaaaatgtgtcaGTTACGTAAGAAGtagcgccctcaataattttctacaatttcttatcGGACTATATACCTTaacgaataatttattcatgCGAAAATTGACCCGGGAATTCTTAATTATTGTTGGCAATCCTAAATTCACACCtagttttttactttaaataaatattttctttctttactCTTTTTAATATGTACGACAATTATTCCAGGTGGAATAATGAAACTTTCAAACATCACAGACTGAATGAATTTCAGCTGCAACTTATTTGTGAACTGTGAAGCAGATATGCATCTAACGTCATTTTCACGTACAATATGTGCAAACGTTTGCATTGGCAAAATACATTGACTCAGCAGAGTCAGCAAGAAatgaaaacgatttttttttcagaaatctTATTAACTTTTAAGGATCGCTTCTGCTCGGCTAACGTTTCCTTTATTCTTTCAAACGTGTCGCAGTAATGTGACAATCATTGATTTACAGCTAATTGGGTACGACGTACGACTCAGGTCTTGTTTGAAACGTGCTGACAATATCGCAAAAAGAAAACTCACAGTgtacatatacataatatataggtatagtttcTAAAGCATTATCAGTTCTTCTAGGTATTGTATAACTCTGTACCTACCTTGTTATAAAATACGAGCTACCTTATAATAACGAACGTCGTTAGCACTTTTTAACTGACGTCAAAAAAGGAAGAGGTTCTATTTTCGGGCGTTTCGGGATTTGCTTGGttggtgtaaaaaaaaaaattgtttacatttatcAACATCGGTCAATTATTCAATCATCAAATACAGAACTTTGTTtgaaaatcattatttttacaAGATACCTCTAAGGTGGTCCAAAAGTACGTAGCCTGGCGTTTTGTTATCGAAAAGCACCAATtgacaatatttcaaaattttcatatatcttaaataaaaaaccatttCGAGAAAAAACGCATATATGTACTCAAAacgaaattataatttatattagacttaattttccatattaaaaaaacgtacATAATTAAAGCGGAAGTTGACGTTAGGACGTTACTACACAGCTCACGCAAATCAATATtgccatatataggtatataaaaaagtaCTTCTGACTGTTCGTTTGACAACTTTGGCTCTTATTATTATGATCCTGTTGATATTTCATTAATtccattatattttttgttattgtttagtCTTGTACTCTTCGTATGTTTACTTTGATTATGATCTTTCTGTACCATATAGATGCTCTCTAATTGGGCATTCTCAATGAATAtgtgaattttaataaaaataaaacatgtaatgaaacagaaatcatcatttattgatattaaACCGCAATCTAAAGcataaaataactattacacctgtaataataaataatatctaaGAAAACCTGATCACATGGTAGAAATTTTTTATCCCGTAGTGATTCAAAAAACATGTTAACAAAAAGTTGTGTAAAATTAGGCAAATagacaaataactataatagtaaaaaaaaaactttttttgttaattagggggcatttttagggttccgtacctcaaaaggaaaaacggaacccttataggatcactcgtgcgtctgtctgtccgtctgttacagcctattttctccgaaactactagaccaattaagttgaaatttggtatttttttaaagacatttcactcacgtttcacataaaaaatacattgtttaaattgtgtaatgtacggaacccttggatcgcgagtccgactcgcacttggccggtttttttgtgataaataaaatttgccgCGCTACGGTCTACGGCGTAGCAATAAGGCCACAGCGTacgaatatatgtatattatatagtttaaataatatctattactttaaaaaatcaaAGTTCACTAACTAAATAGTATGATAACGATCGAATATGAAATATTTGAAACATGTTTTGCAACCCTCCACAAgtataaaaaatcaaaattaaaataaatcatgtATACCTATTTTGACGATAACTTGACAATTTATTAAATCTAATACACATGTACTTTTATGAGTTCTTGGCATACATAAcagtttgtgtgtgtgtgtgtgtgtgtgtgtgtgtgtgtgtgtgtgtgtgtgtgtgtgtgtgtgtgtgtgttaaatATTTCGAATGTTTTTAGATACTAATACACTAACAACAGATAGTGTATTAAAATGCAGATTATGCAAAAACATATAATAATCTAAGAAATAAGTGCAAAACTTACAATACGAAATGAAAACTGTTGTTTCCGCTGCGCCATgtggaatatatgatcattgtcaagagggcgctattattctcatttatatggcaacagttcagtatagtctgaacaatgtggattggcaacttGTTTGACTTTCGAAATGGGACTTTTTGAttacttttattcaccgtaatcaaaatcagaacccatttatttAGTTACTACTATTGTCATATTGTGACTGTGactactattagccacaccatcagctcagctcagctctgtaactgaaaaaatatttcgtctatcatgttactccattcaagggaagaggcctacatccaagattggatcaccaaaaggccaccatgatgatgatgatgatggttatgttactaggtaggtacctatatattctgtaaccttacataggttctgctacattgtcaattaacaagattTATTCGTCTCCAAAGccgaatatttttaaatatttttcaaacttacTCATTTTTGTTACGGTGTTTCTtcgcttgtataacataacactacattaactaagtcgtaataaccagactataatgacattttgatttgtttacctgtcagctctgatttttatttggaaatgtttcgtagcgaaatagtttaatttcccgaactgttcttttccagcagtttattatttacattattaacaatgttccgctcctgactatgtatagttttgggcatttttgtcatttattgtttaatattcaacacttaagcattattcaagtaaaccgccacaatgacactgacaacagtgacaacctatcattaaaattattgccagtgtaagaaattagttccaatgaaattccgcaacatggcgcatgatcatatatttctggtcaggctttaatttaCAACGACACTTGTGTGCATAATTTTTTGCTATGATAAAAGAGGGTTGATCGACATATTGAATTTTTTTGCTAAGTAAAAAAGTAAACCTGCTAGAGTTTTTAATGTTCCATCTATCACGGGTGTTACGATGCCTAGATAAGggttaagtggggctcccatacaacaaacgtgatttttttgccgtttttacggagcccttcgtgcgcgagtccgactcgcacttggtcggttttttttatactgagAATAAGAGGTCAGATTAAAATGATGGATGAAaaaattacaagttttattatgtggtttactttgaaattttgttaatttaatgataatttaaaaaaaaatcgcataTTCCAATCCAAATTGTGGTAGGTAAgacaagatgacaatcgtttgcgccgtagcgaacgaaacgttACCTAAATGTCTCTCTATCGTTCTTTCAttttagtgcgatagagagggagAGAGGCTTTTCGTTTGCTACGGCGCAAATAATTGTCATCTTGCGGATCTAAGTAAAGGTAACTTAATAATTTctgtatttgttattttttgtagtAGATAGAACAAACAACGATATCAGTATGACTACGTACACGTACAGGTGCTGGTACGATTGAAGCCAAAAATATGTAACACAAATACAGCCCAGTCATTTCTAGGGTTGCACCGACtcaatttacatttttacattCCTATTCAGCATTCAGAACGGCTGTTGGATTGTTTATCGGCTAACTTTTTTTAACGATATAGGAGGCAActgagcagacgaatcgcctgatggtaagcgattaccgtcgtcCATAGATGTAGTTTGATGTGAAGAGATTTTAGTAAAAGTACGTGCTAGTGCCACATTCCTATGGGATTATTCAGAAATAAAGTATCCATCCAACCAATCCAATCGGTAATAAatgtgttataaaaataaaatttttggcagaaacttattaattttatcattttttgaTGAAGAATCCTTATCCATCTAAAACATTGCGTGGCCCGACACACAaatggccagttttttttaccTATTCTATTCAGGGGTCAAAGGATGAGCTTTCCCAAACTTATGAATATTTGCTGTTGTATACcacatataatggcaaataaatatatttgtatttgtatttcatTACACATAGTACTAGGTTTGTAACAACGCTTACTACCTCAAACATTACcaccaataataataaatatacatgatATGCACAAAGTTGTTACCAAATAGGTATCACTGTCACCTTACCGGAATTAACtcgaatttaaataaaatagaatttaaaTATTCTATTTTTGAATGACATActgtttttaaatcattttacggtttagactcacttgttttagtcactcgcgcgacatgtttcggagagcctaggtctcctttctcaagcacgtAATGTACGCGGTGTACGCAATACACAGTCGTCGTGAACgatgctcgcactattagtggttgagaaaggagacctaggctctccgaaacatgtcgcgcgagtgactaaaacaagtgagtctaaaccgtaaaatgatttaatgttagtatgtctcacaacagtttaaattcgacataCTGTTTATGAAGTCCTACTACATGCCTACTACAATCGAGAGAGATGTTTCCGCCATTCCACGTCTTTTACACCTTATTAGCTCAAACTATAAGAATAAAGAAATCCCATTCTATCGAATCAGTGTCCAAATGCTTTTTTCCAGGACTATTCTCGTTCAGTTTTCTCGTCACGTGCCAACCCTAATGTACTGCATAAGGGAAAAACAGCTTTCAAAGGATCGCTGTGACGTCATTAG
The sequence above is drawn from the Cydia strobilella chromosome 2, ilCydStro3.1, whole genome shotgun sequence genome and encodes:
- the LOC134749556 gene encoding uncharacterized protein LOC134749556 gives rise to the protein MRPNYNKRKRTNAKASPSSDGYYGYAANARASRRSDENADHRLAVPLFELRIATWNIGTMTGRSAELSAILERCRINLCCVQETKWKGAKSRQIGKGFKLIYNGIVNTKNGVGIVLDKHLSEIIVEINRISDRIMSAKIALEKQPCLNVLSVYAPQVTKKPKNSNSGKTSTIC